The following proteins are encoded in a genomic region of Reichenbachiella sp.:
- a CDS encoding biotin/lipoyl-containing protein, translated as MKKAQIGEHTFEIDQQKEEYLLNGQSFKFDVAESGNGDLHFLVNNKSYQTKVISIDKEEKTVQVKVNNTPYTVSVKDNLDLLLAKLGMESVGQAGAKDVKAPMPGLIIDVLVSEGQEVKKGDHLLILEAMKMENVIKCPADGVVSGLHATKGDSVEKGKILLSL; from the coding sequence AAAAAGCCCAAATAGGAGAACACACATTTGAAATTGATCAGCAGAAAGAGGAATATTTACTCAATGGCCAGTCATTCAAGTTTGATGTAGCCGAGTCAGGAAACGGAGACCTTCATTTTCTGGTGAACAATAAATCTTATCAAACAAAGGTCATATCAATTGATAAGGAAGAAAAAACCGTACAGGTTAAAGTAAACAATACGCCCTATACAGTAAGTGTTAAGGACAACCTGGATTTGTTATTGGCAAAACTAGGTATGGAATCAGTTGGTCAGGCTGGAGCTAAAGATGTAAAAGCGCCTATGCCAGGACTGATAATTGACGTATTAGTTTCTGAAGGCCAAGAAGTGAAAAAGGGAGATCACCTTTTGATCTTGGAAGCAATGAAAATGGAAAACGTGATTAAATGCCCTGCAGATGGTGTGGTTTCTGGATTGCATGCAACAAAAGGTGATAGTGTAGAAAAAGGTAAAATTTTACTTTCCTTATAA